The Streptomyces sp. B3I8 nucleotide sequence CAGGCCTGGAGTTGGGTGAAGTACCTGGGCTCCGCCGACTGCCAGGACCGGGTGGCCGAGCACGCCGTGGTCTTCCCCGCCCTCAAGGAGGCCACCCGCAAGGCGCTGGCCGCGCACAAGGCCAAGGGGCACGACGTCAGCGTGTTCACCGACGTCACGGCGGCGAAGGAGACCTTCCCGCTGCCCGTCACCGAACACGGCACGGAGATCAACCCCCTGGTGCAGGACGCCATCCAGTCCGCCGTCCTCGGCCGGGCCACGCCGCAGAAGGCGCTGAAGGACGTCAACGACAAGGTCAACGCCCTCTTCAAGTAGGCCTCCCGGCAGCCGGCGTCCCGGCTGCCCACTTCCCCCACCGGTTCACGCAAGGAGATCCATGGCCCAGCTCCTCACCCTCGACGCGCGCACCTTCGCCGTCGAACTGGAGGACCACGCTCCGCCGCAGGCCGTCGGCGGCGGCCTGCTGCTGCCCCCGGGACGCGTCGCCGTCCTGCACGGGCTGGGCGACGCCCACTTCTACCGGCACGGACACAACTCCTGGAGCCCCTGCGGCTGGCGCCGCCTCTCGGAGCCGCCGCTGCGCATCGAGAGCGCCGAGCGCCGGCTGACCGCCGACGACACGACGTGGGACGACCCCGCCCGGCACCACTCCTCCGCCGTCGCCGCCCTCCAGGGCGCCGACGGGCGGGTGCTCCTGCTGGGCGCCCTCGGCCTCGACGTCCCGCGGCTCACCGCCGACCGCGACACCCTCGCCGGCTGGTACGAGCACGCCACCGCCCCCTGGTTCCTGGCGTACGGCACCGAGGAGGACGTCTTCGCCGCCTACGCCCGCCACCTCGGCACCCGGCTGGGTCGCTCCACCCGGCGCGCGGGCAACGTGTGGTGCAGCTGGTACGCCTACTACGAGAACATCACCGAGGAACAGCTCACCAAGGACATCACCGCCCTGCGCGGCCTTCCCTTCGACGTCGTCCAGGTCGACGACGGCTGGGAACGGACGGTGGGCGACTGGGAGGCCAACGACAAGTTCCCCTCCGGAATGCGCAGTCTCGCGGAGCGCGTCACCGGCGCTGGGCTGCGCCCGGGGCTGTGGATCGCGCCGTTCATCGTGCTCCCCGGCTCCCGCACCGCCCGCGAGCGTCCCGAACTGCTCCTGCGCGACGACGACGGCCGGCCCGCGGTGGCCGGCCACAACTGGGGCAGCCCCTACTGGGTCCTCGACCTGACCCTGCCCGCGGCCCGGGACCACCTGCGGGAGACCGTCCGCCGCGTCACCCACGAGTGGGGGTACACCTACCTCAAGCTGGACTTCCTCCAGGCCGCCACCACACCGGGGCGGCACGCCGAGCCCATGGGCCGCGAGGAGGTCTTCCGCACCGGGCTGCGGATCATCCGTGAGGAGGCGGGCCCCGACGTCTACCTCCTCGCCAGTGGAGCA carries:
- a CDS encoding glycoside hydrolase family 36 protein, translated to MAQLLTLDARTFAVELEDHAPPQAVGGGLLLPPGRVAVLHGLGDAHFYRHGHNSWSPCGWRRLSEPPLRIESAERRLTADDTTWDDPARHHSSAVAALQGADGRVLLLGALGLDVPRLTADRDTLAGWYEHATAPWFLAYGTEEDVFAAYARHLGTRLGRSTRRAGNVWCSWYAYYENITEEQLTKDITALRGLPFDVVQVDDGWERTVGDWEANDKFPSGMRSLAERVTGAGLRPGLWIAPFIVLPGSRTARERPELLLRDDDGRPAVAGHNWGSPYWVLDLTLPAARDHLRETVRRVTHEWGYTYLKLDFLQAATTPGRHAEPMGREEVFRTGLRIIREEAGPDVYLLASGAPLLPSLGLADGLRSGPDVAPLWEHYATQDPSDALARNAVVNTLHRLWQSPLLEVDPDVVYFRSRLNLLTDQQQGLLRDLADICGFRAVSDPPGWLRPDELEAMTRYLRARPEIRRTGRYRFLLDGREVDFGPVAHPGQEQRYPIA